The genomic window AAGCTGATAATCGGCGGCGGCGAGGGCGACCGCCACGACGTCGAGACGAAGGCCCAGGCGGACCACTCGCTGCCGTACATGCTGGCGGCCGCGCTCCTCGACCGGGAGATGGGCACCGCCCAGTACGACCCGGACCGGATCACCCGCGACGACGTGCAGTACCTCCTGCGGCACGTCACCGTCGAGGAGGACGACGCGTTCACCGAGCGGTTCGAGGCCGGCGAGATGCCCGCCCGCGTGACCGTCGAACTCGAGGACGGGACGACCCACACCGTCGAGAAGGACGCCTTCGCGGGCCACCCCACCGATTCGATGGACTGGGAGCAGATCGAGGCGAAGTTCCACGACATCGCCGGCTCGGAGTTCGACGAGCAGCTCCGCAACGAGGTCGTCGAGGTGGGGCGGACTCTGGACCGGCACGACAGCACCGACCTCGTCGCGCTGCTGGTGTAGCGGCCGCGGCCGTCCCGTCGCGGACGACTTGCGTGCGACGGGTTAGCATACTAAGCGTCTACCGATCGAAACGTCTGCCGTATCATGGTCGACCGCACATTCGAGTTCCTGCACCACAACGAGCGAGAGGAGAAACCCAGAGAGACGGGGATCACGGAGATTCGAGGCCCCTACTACGATCCGATGGGCCCGCGCGAGCTTCGGGACCTGCTGGAGACGATGGGGCAGTACGTGGACATCTACAAGTTCAGCGGCGGCTCGTTCGCGCTGATGCCGGAGGAGGCCGTCACGGAGCTGATCGACGTCTGCCACGAGTACGACGTCAAGGTCTCCACGGGCGGATACGTCGAGAACGTCCTGATCCGGGACAACGATAAAGTCGAGCGCTACTTCGAGGAGGCCGAGCGGCTCGGGTTCGACATCGTCGAGCTCTCCAGCGGCTTCCTGGCCATCGGGACCGACGACATGGTCCGGATGACCGAGATCGTCGCCGAGGACTACGAGGTCGAGCCGAAGCCGGAGATCAACGTCCAGTTCGGCGCCGGCGGCGCGACGGACCCGGACGTCCTCGAAGAACAGGGCCAGCAGGACCCCGAGCAGGCCATCGCGGAGGGGAAGCGCCACCTCGAGGCGGGCGCGGACCTCCTGATGGTCGAGGCCGAGGGCATCACCGAGGAGGTCAACGAGTGGCGGACCGACGTGGCCTACCAGATCGCCAACGGGCTCGGCATCGAGAACCTCGTCTTCGAGGCGCCCGGGCCCGAGATGTTCGAGTGGTACGTCAAGAACTTCGGCCCCGAGATCAACCTGTTCGTCGACAACTCCCAGATCGTCGAGCTGGAGTGCATGCGCTCCGGGCTCTGGGGGAAGGCGACCACCTGGGGACGGACCGTCACCTGGAAGGGCGACCGCGAGTAGCGAGCGGTCCGTCGGCGTCGCCGGCCGAGTTCACGGGCGGGTCGCGCCCGCTTCCCACCCCGAGAGGACGTACCCCGGGTCCGACCGTCACACGACAGACCGGCGGACTGAAGCCGCAGGCCACGACGCGCCTACTCCGTCACGTAGACGGCGCCCTTCATGCCGGCGGTCTCGTGGGGCTCACAGGAGTAGGTGAACGTGCCCGTCTCCTCGAAGGTGTGGCTGTAGGTGTGGCCCTCCTCGCCGGACGTCTCGCTGTCGAGGGGCCCGTCGTCCTGGGAGACGACGTTGTGGCTGCCGCCCTCGCCGTTCCACTCCCAGGTGACCTCCGTCCCGGGCGAGACGGCCACGGCCGCCGGATCGAACCCCAGGCTCTCGTAGCCGACCGTGACCGTCACCGAGTCCTGACCGGTCATGTCGACCGTCGCCTCGTAGTTGTTCGCGCCGTCGAGCCACCCGCCGTAGTCCGGCTCCTCCGACAGCGTCGACTCGCTCCCCCCGGACCCGCCGCTGGAGCCGTCCGAGCCGTCGCCGGAGCCGTCGGATCCGTCCGATCCCTCGGAGCCGCCGCCGGAACCGCCGCCGGAACAGCCGGCCAGTGCCGCGGCCCCGGCCATGCCCGTCGCGTACAGGAACTTCCGCCTGTCGAACTCGGTGTCTGACATCAACTGGACCTCAGTGCCCACAAAAGAAAGACCCTCGAGCGGATTCCCAGTCTCCGGTATCGGTGGCGAACATGTTCGCAAAACAGCGGCAGCGATCGAGGTCAGGCCGCCGAGACGGCCCCGCGGCAGCGGACGATCACGGCGGCGGCCGCCAGCGGCGCGGCGATCCAGGCCGCGAGCGCGAGGGCGAGCGGACCCGCCGAGAGCCCCGCCGCAGCGGTGACCGACCCGAAGCCGCCCGCGCCGCCGGCCCCGAGCAGGTCCAGCACGAGCACGCGGTACACCGCGGTCGGGTTCGCCAGGACCGCGGCCGTCACGGCCCCGTCGGGCAGGTCGAACGCGGCCACGACGCCCAGCGCGAGCAGGTCGTGGACGAGGACGAACCAGACCCACGCCAGCAGCGCGCCGCCCAGCGCGTGGGTGCGTTCGCGAGCGACGGTCGACACCAGCACCGCCACGGCGAGGAATGCCAGCCCGAGCCCCGTCGCCCCGAGCAGGACCGCCACGGTCGAGGGGAGGGTGGCGAGCCCGTACTCCGACGTGAGGATGCCGGCCGGGATCGCGAACCCGAGCAGGACGCCCCCGGCGAGCGTGACTGCGCGCCCGAGCGTCACGCCCGCGAGCAGGCCCAGCCGCGTCACCGGCAGCGCCGACAGGACCTCGAGCCAGCCGCTCTCGGCCGGCCCGACGACGGCGTCGTAGCCGTAGGCCAGCGCCGCCAGCGGGACGACGTAGACGCACAGCGTCGCCAGGCTGGCCGCGATCCGCCGGTAGCCGGCCGGCCCGGCCGCCGAGCCGGCGAAGGTCAACACCAGCATCCCGAACGCCGCGAACAGGCCCGCCAGCACGATCGCCCAGCGCCGGCGTAGCCCGAGCCTGACCTCGGTCGCGGCGAGCGATCCCACCCGCCGGGCAGACGGCGGGAGTCTGGCGGTCAGTCCCCCAGTCGCACCGTCGGTCTCCGCGTCGGCGGTCGGCCGAGCCGAAGCGCGCTCGGCGCTGTCGACGACCGTCCCGCCGTCGCTGCGCGGGTCGGTCATCTCGATCCCCCCGATTGCGCAGCCGCGGGTTCACCCGACTCGCCAGGACCGTCCGCGTCGACCCGCGGTGAACTGACGCCGGAGACTATCGACTCGAACGCCGCCTCCAGGTCGGCGTGGCCGTCGGTCAGCTCCGTGAGCTCACCGTCGGCCAGTAACCGACCGTCCGAGAGCACGACGGCGCGGTCGCAGAGCCGCTCGACCTCCGCGAGCGCGTGCGAACAGACCAGCACCGTCGCGCCGGTCCGCTCGCCGACGTCCTCGACGATGCGGTGGAAGTCGACCACGCCCAGCGGGTCCAGCCCGGCCGTCGGCTCGTCGAGCAACAGGACGTCCGGATCGGGCAGCAGGGCCGTCGCCAGCCCGAGCCGGCGGCGCATCCCGTTCGAGAACCCCTCGACCGGGCGGTCCGCGTCGTCGGCCAGCCCGACCGTCGTCAGGGCTCCGTCGACGCGCTCGCCGGCGTTGGAGAGGCCGCGCACCTGCGCCGTGACCCGCAGGACCTCCCGGGCGGTCAGTTCCGGCGGGAACCCGACGCGCTCGGGGAGGTAGCCGACCCGCTCGCGCAGCCGCGGCCCGGCGGCCGAGACCGTCTCGTCGCCGACGCGGACCGTCCCCTCGTCGGGCCGGTCGTGGCCGATCAGCAGGCGGAACAGCGTCGTCTTGCCGGCGCCGTTGGTCCCGAGCAGCCCGCAGGTCGAGCCCGACGGGATCGACAGCGACAGGCCGTCGAGCGCGGTCACGGGGCCGTACGACTTGGTGACGTCAGTGGCTTCGATGTGCATTGTCCTCGTAGTAGTGTTGCCAGTCGTGCGGCGCGTCGGTCAGCGGCCGGTGGTCGACGATGCCCGGCGACTCGATCACGGGGAACGAGTCCTCCGCGGCGCGGACCGCCGAGAACGCGGGGCTGTCCGCGAAGACGGCGGCCCGCGGCTCCTCGTGGACCAGCCGCTCGACCGCGCCGGCGGGCCGGTGGCGCGTCTCGCTGACGCCGTCCCCGTCGAGGTCGGCGGTCCGGGCGTCCGACCAGTAGTTGCCGCCCGCGGTGCCGTTCCAGGCGACGACCGCCTCCCGCGTCGAGAACGCCTGGACGTCGTTGTGGACGAAGCTGTTGCCGACGACGGTCTGGCCGGTGGCGCCCGCGGTGGCGTGGACGCCCACGTCGTTTGCCATGACGAGGTTGCCGATCAGCCGGTTGTCCCGGCCGTTGGAGGCGTACAGCCCGTGGACGTTGTCCGCGAGGACGTTCCCGCGCAGCGTCGTCTCCTCGACGTCCTTGATCAGGACGCCGTGGCCGCTCTCGCCGCGGTTGCCGACGGCGGTGTTGTTGTGCAGCGCCAGGCCCTCGCTGACCATCAGCGCGTAGCCGACGTCGTTGTCGACGGCGAGGTTGTCCCGGAGCAGGTTGTCGTCGGAGTACATGTAGTGGACGCCGTACCGGAGGTCCCACAGGCGGTTGTCCGCCGCCGTCACGTCCGACGCCCACGAGAAGTAGATCCCGTCGCGGACGCGCGTGACGTCGTTGCCCCGGACGACGGTGTCGGCCGTCTCCCAGAGGTGGATCCCGTTGCCCCGCTCGACGTGTGACTGGACCGCCTCGCGGCCGACGACCGTGCTGTTCTCGACGGCGACGTCGTCGACGCCGTTGATCCACACGCCGAAGGTGATCTCGGTGAGTCGGACGGAGTCGACGGTCGCGTCGCTGCCGTTGACGAAGACGGCGGCGTCCTCCGTGTCGGCGTCCCAGCCCGAGTTGCGGAGCCAGACGCGCTCGACGGTGACGTTGGCCGCCTCGATGGCGAGGACGTCGCCCTCGCCGCCGCCGTCGACGAGGGCGGCGCCGGGCTCGCTCGCCCGGATCGTCACGTTCGGCGTGTCGACCGTCACCCGCTCGTCGAACCGGCCCGAGAGGCGGACCGTGTCGCCGGGGTCGGCCGCGTCGACGGCCGCCCCGACCGAGTCGTACTCGGCGCCGTCGACCACGGCGGTGCCGTTCTCCTCGGGCGCCTCGAACGAGTCCAGGTCGGGCAGCTCCTCGTCGACCGCGACGGCGTCGGACCGGGCCGGATCGTCCGGCGCGGCGACGACGCCGCCCACTGCGCCGGCCAGCACGACCAGCGTCGCGGCGACGAACGCCGACGCGGACCCCACGGTCAGTCACCTCCCGGGAGGCGTCCGCCGTCGCTCTCTCCGTCGCGCCACCCGCGGACCAGCGCCGGGACGTCGCCGACCGTCGCGTCGGTCCCCCGGCAGAGGTACGCCGCGACCAGCAGTGCGACCGCCAGCGCGACCATGTAGCCGCCGGGGCCGAACCAGGCGAAGCCGCTGATGTTGGCGACCGCGTAGCCGCCGAGGACCGGCGGGGTGAACCCCTCGACGCCGCGCAGCGGCGCCTCCGGGTCCAGCGCGTGGCCGGCCTGGTAGAGGCGGTACTGGATGACCGCGAACATGACGACCAGCGCCGTCAGCGTGCCGACGAGCTGGACGGCCAGGCCCCGCCGGAGCTTCCGCTCGGTGGGCGCCAGCGCGACGACCAGGCTCACGGCGGCCATCCCCAGGAAGGCGACGGGACCGAGTGCCCACTCTGGC from Halomicrobium salinisoli includes these protein-coding regions:
- a CDS encoding ABC transporter ATP-binding protein, with the translated sequence MHIEATDVTKSYGPVTALDGLSLSIPSGSTCGLLGTNGAGKTTLFRLLIGHDRPDEGTVRVGDETVSAAGPRLRERVGYLPERVGFPPELTAREVLRVTAQVRGLSNAGERVDGALTTVGLADDADRPVEGFSNGMRRRLGLATALLPDPDVLLLDEPTAGLDPLGVVDFHRIVEDVGERTGATVLVCSHALAEVERLCDRAVVLSDGRLLADGELTELTDGHADLEAAFESIVSGVSSPRVDADGPGESGEPAAAQSGGSR
- a CDS encoding phosphosulfolactate synthase, with protein sequence MVDRTFEFLHHNEREEKPRETGITEIRGPYYDPMGPRELRDLLETMGQYVDIYKFSGGSFALMPEEAVTELIDVCHEYDVKVSTGGYVENVLIRDNDKVERYFEEAERLGFDIVELSSGFLAIGTDDMVRMTEIVAEDYEVEPKPEINVQFGAGGATDPDVLEEQGQQDPEQAIAEGKRHLEAGADLLMVEAEGITEEVNEWRTDVAYQIANGLGIENLVFEAPGPEMFEWYVKNFGPEINLFVDNSQIVELECMRSGLWGKATTWGRTVTWKGDRE
- a CDS encoding halocyanin domain-containing protein; amino-acid sequence: MMSDTEFDRRKFLYATGMAGAAALAGCSGGGSGGGSEGSDGSDGSGDGSDGSSGGSGGSESTLSEEPDYGGWLDGANNYEATVDMTGQDSVTVTVGYESLGFDPAAVAVSPGTEVTWEWNGEGGSHNVVSQDDGPLDSETSGEEGHTYSHTFEETGTFTYSCEPHETAGMKGAVYVTE
- a CDS encoding ABC transporter permease produces the protein MTDPRSDGGTVVDSAERASARPTADAETDGATGGLTARLPPSARRVGSLAATEVRLGLRRRWAIVLAGLFAAFGMLVLTFAGSAAGPAGYRRIAASLATLCVYVVPLAALAYGYDAVVGPAESGWLEVLSALPVTRLGLLAGVTLGRAVTLAGGVLLGFAIPAGILTSEYGLATLPSTVAVLLGATGLGLAFLAVAVLVSTVARERTHALGGALLAWVWFVLVHDLLALGVVAAFDLPDGAVTAAVLANPTAVYRVLVLDLLGAGGAGGFGSVTAAAGLSAGPLALALAAWIAAPLAAAAVIVRCRGAVSAA
- the nosD gene encoding nitrous oxide reductase family maturation protein NosD, whose protein sequence is MGSASAFVAATLVVLAGAVGGVVAAPDDPARSDAVAVDEELPDLDSFEAPEENGTAVVDGAEYDSVGAAVDAADPGDTVRLSGRFDERVTVDTPNVTIRASEPGAALVDGGGEGDVLAIEAANVTVERVWLRNSGWDADTEDAAVFVNGSDATVDSVRLTEITFGVWINGVDDVAVENSTVVGREAVQSHVERGNGIHLWETADTVVRGNDVTRVRDGIYFSWASDVTAADNRLWDLRYGVHYMYSDDNLLRDNLAVDNDVGYALMVSEGLALHNNTAVGNRGESGHGVLIKDVEETTLRGNVLADNVHGLYASNGRDNRLIGNLVMANDVGVHATAGATGQTVVGNSFVHNDVQAFSTREAVVAWNGTAGGNYWSDARTADLDGDGVSETRHRPAGAVERLVHEEPRAAVFADSPAFSAVRAAEDSFPVIESPGIVDHRPLTDAPHDWQHYYEDNAHRSH